Proteins encoded together in one Sinorhizobium meliloti window:
- a CDS encoding precorrin-8X methylmutase: MPDYDYIRDGNAIYERSFAIIRAEADLSGFSEEEADLAIRMVHACGSVEAVRQFVFSPGFVSAARAALKDGAPIFCDAEMVAHGVTRARLPAGNEVICTLRDARTAEIATEIGNTRSAAALKLWGERMAGSVVAIGNAPTALFYLLEMLRDGAPKPAAILGMPVGFVGAAESKDALAENSYGVPFAIVRGRLGGSAMTAAALNSLARPGL, encoded by the coding sequence ATGCCTGATTACGATTACATCCGCGATGGCAACGCCATCTATGAGCGTTCCTTCGCGATCATCCGCGCGGAAGCCGACCTTTCCGGATTTTCGGAAGAAGAAGCCGATCTCGCCATACGCATGGTGCATGCCTGCGGCTCGGTCGAGGCGGTGCGACAATTCGTGTTCTCGCCCGGCTTCGTCTCCGCCGCGCGCGCGGCGCTGAAAGACGGCGCGCCGATTTTCTGCGACGCCGAAATGGTCGCCCATGGCGTGACGCGCGCCCGGCTGCCCGCCGGCAACGAGGTGATCTGCACGCTTCGCGATGCGCGTACCGCGGAGATCGCCACCGAGATCGGCAATACGCGTTCCGCAGCGGCGCTGAAGCTCTGGGGCGAGCGGATGGCTGGCTCCGTGGTTGCGATCGGCAATGCGCCGACAGCGCTCTTCTATCTGCTCGAAATGCTGCGCGACGGCGCGCCGAAGCCGGCGGCGATCCTCGGAATGCCCGTCGGTTTCGTCGGTGCGGCCGAATCGAAGGACGCGCTTGCCGAAAATTCCTATGGCGTTCCCTTTGCGATCGTTCGCGGCCGTCTGGGCGGCAGTGCGATGACTGCCGCCGCGCTGAATTCTCTCGCGAGGCCGGGCCTGTGA
- a CDS encoding precorrin-2 C(20)-methyltransferase — protein MSGVVSGRLIGVGTGPGDPELLTVKAVRALGEADVVAYFAKAGRNGNGRAVVEGLLKPDMTELPLYYPVTTEIDKDHDAYKRQITDFYDASAEVVAAHLLAGRTVAVLSEGDPLFYGSYMHLHVRLAGRFPAEVIPGITAMSGCWSLAGLPLVQGDDVLSVLPGTMGEGELQRRLADTQAAVIMKVGRNLPKIRRALAAAGRLEAAVYVERGTMRNAAMVPLGEKPDDEAPYFSLVLVPGWKDRPGGKDRPGRKERPGSEGSA, from the coding sequence GTGAGCGGGGTGGTATCAGGCCGGCTTATCGGCGTCGGAACGGGTCCCGGCGATCCTGAACTCCTGACCGTAAAGGCCGTCCGGGCACTCGGCGAAGCGGATGTCGTCGCCTATTTCGCCAAGGCCGGACGCAACGGCAACGGCCGCGCGGTGGTGGAAGGTCTTTTGAAGCCGGACATGACCGAATTGCCGCTCTACTACCCGGTGACGACCGAGATCGACAAGGATCACGACGCCTATAAGCGCCAGATCACCGATTTCTACGACGCCTCGGCCGAGGTCGTCGCGGCGCATCTTCTCGCCGGACGGACGGTCGCGGTGCTGAGCGAGGGCGATCCGCTTTTCTACGGTTCCTACATGCACCTCCATGTGCGGCTTGCCGGCCGCTTCCCGGCCGAGGTCATTCCGGGCATCACCGCAATGTCGGGCTGCTGGTCGCTCGCAGGGCTGCCTCTGGTGCAGGGCGACGACGTGCTTTCGGTTCTCCCCGGCACGATGGGCGAGGGCGAGCTTCAGCGCCGCCTCGCCGACACGCAAGCCGCGGTCATCATGAAGGTCGGTCGCAACTTGCCGAAGATCCGCCGGGCGCTGGCGGCGGCAGGCCGGCTCGAGGCGGCCGTCTATGTCGAGCGCGGCACCATGAGGAATGCGGCGATGGTTCCGCTCGGCGAGAAGCCGGACGACGAGGCGCCCTATTTCTCGCTGGTGCTCGTCCCTGGCTGGAAGGACAGGCCCGGCGGTAAGGACAGGCCCGGCCGGAAGGAAAGGCCCGGATCGGAGGGCAGCGCATGA
- the cobG gene encoding precorrin-3B synthase has translation MKSCAAPRADRSATGASMRRGSCPSLAAPMQTGDGLLVRLRPAGDGLTPAEMRAIAGAAATCGSGIIEVTARGNLQIRGLTPESVAALAEAIGAAEIAIAEGVAIETPPLAGFDPDEVADPRPLARALRMAISGAGEALRLAPKLSIVVDGGGRFHLGSLTADLRVSAFEHEDGVRWLLSLGGTARSAKPIALLESNEIVPIVLEILGDLAALGPASRARDLDADLLRQRAAAGDALPRAHGPAFSPPPAGIHHFGGAGTVLGVGLTFAQTDAGSLVAFLRQAEELGANEIRLAPPRGLFVLGLSGETSAVVQRLACSHGFLVASDDPRNHIAACAGLACASARMDTKATARLLVESAPDLLDGSVTVHLSGCPKGCARPTASPLTLVGAPSGYALVVNGTASVASSAYRDENGIGSAFGALNALVREDKDAGESALSCLTRLGTARIAAAFEQG, from the coding sequence ATGAAAAGCTGCGCCGCCCCACGAGCCGACCGATCTGCGACCGGCGCATCGATGCGCCGCGGGAGCTGTCCTTCGCTGGCGGCGCCGATGCAGACCGGGGACGGCCTGCTCGTGCGGCTGCGACCGGCAGGCGACGGCCTCACGCCGGCCGAGATGAGGGCGATTGCCGGTGCGGCTGCGACATGCGGCAGCGGGATCATTGAGGTCACGGCACGCGGCAACCTGCAGATCCGCGGCCTGACGCCGGAAAGCGTTGCGGCGCTCGCCGAAGCGATCGGGGCGGCGGAGATAGCCATTGCCGAAGGGGTGGCGATCGAGACCCCGCCGCTTGCCGGATTCGACCCGGACGAAGTCGCCGATCCTCGCCCGCTCGCCCGCGCGCTGCGTATGGCGATCTCCGGCGCGGGTGAGGCGCTCAGGCTCGCGCCGAAACTCTCGATCGTCGTGGATGGAGGCGGCCGCTTCCACCTGGGAAGCCTGACCGCCGACCTGCGTGTCTCGGCGTTCGAGCATGAGGACGGCGTGCGATGGCTGCTTTCGCTCGGCGGGACGGCGCGCTCGGCAAAGCCCATCGCGCTCTTGGAATCGAACGAAATTGTCCCTATCGTTCTCGAAATCCTGGGAGATCTCGCTGCACTCGGCCCCGCTAGCCGGGCCCGCGACCTTGATGCCGATCTTCTTCGGCAGCGCGCGGCGGCAGGCGATGCCCTGCCGCGCGCGCACGGTCCCGCTTTTTCGCCGCCACCGGCGGGCATCCACCACTTCGGCGGCGCCGGCACCGTGCTCGGCGTCGGCCTGACCTTCGCGCAAACCGATGCGGGCAGTCTCGTCGCGTTCCTCCGACAGGCGGAGGAGCTCGGCGCAAACGAGATACGCTTGGCACCCCCGCGCGGTCTGTTCGTCCTCGGTCTCTCGGGCGAAACGTCGGCCGTCGTGCAACGCCTTGCCTGCTCGCACGGCTTTCTGGTCGCCTCCGACGATCCGCGCAATCACATAGCCGCTTGCGCAGGCCTCGCCTGCGCCTCGGCGCGCATGGACACAAAGGCGACGGCGAGGCTGTTGGTCGAATCCGCGCCGGATCTCCTCGACGGTTCGGTGACGGTGCATCTCTCCGGCTGTCCCAAGGGTTGCGCCAGACCCACGGCGTCGCCGTTGACGCTCGTCGGTGCGCCATCAGGATATGCGCTTGTCGTAAATGGCACTGCTTCCGTCGCGTCGAGTGCCTACAGGGATGAAAACGGAATAGGATCTGCGTTCGGCGCGCTGAACGCGCTCGTGCGGGAAGACAAAGACGCTGGCGAATCGGCGCTGTCCTGTCTTACACGGCTCGGGACCGCGCGCATCGCCGCCGCGTTTGAACAGGGATAG
- the cobF gene encoding precorrin-6A synthase (deacetylating) → MRHILIIGIGAGNPEHMTVQAINALNRADVLFIPTKGEKKTELAELRRAICARYVTRAGSRTVEFAVPVRRTEGRSYVESVDEWHAGIAAAYEALLESELAEGQTGAFLVWGDPMLYDSTIRIVERVKSGGRVAFGYDVIPGITSLQALCASHRIPLNLVGKPVEITTGRRLAESFPHKSETAVVMLDGEQAFRKIEDPDAEIYWGAYLGTPDEIVISGRLAEVKERILEARAAARERMGWIMDIYLLRKGADFEE, encoded by the coding sequence ATGCGACACATCCTGATCATCGGTATCGGTGCCGGCAACCCCGAGCACATGACGGTTCAGGCGATCAATGCGCTGAATCGGGCCGATGTGCTCTTCATCCCGACCAAAGGGGAGAAAAAGACGGAGTTGGCCGAGCTGCGCCGCGCGATATGCGCCCGTTACGTGACGCGGGCCGGCAGCCGCACCGTCGAATTCGCGGTGCCCGTCCGCCGCACCGAAGGCCGCAGCTACGTGGAAAGCGTGGACGAGTGGCATGCGGGCATCGCCGCCGCCTACGAGGCGCTGCTGGAGAGCGAGCTCGCGGAAGGCCAGACCGGCGCCTTCCTCGTCTGGGGCGATCCGATGCTCTATGACAGCACGATCCGCATCGTGGAACGCGTGAAGTCGGGCGGCCGGGTGGCCTTCGGCTACGACGTCATTCCGGGCATTACCAGCCTGCAGGCGCTCTGTGCCAGCCATCGCATCCCGTTGAACCTCGTCGGCAAGCCGGTGGAAATCACCACTGGCCGGCGGCTCGCCGAAAGTTTTCCGCACAAAAGCGAGACGGCCGTCGTCATGCTCGACGGCGAGCAGGCGTTCCGGAAGATCGAGGATCCGGACGCCGAGATCTATTGGGGGGCCTATCTCGGCACGCCCGACGAGATCGTCATTTCAGGGCGCCTCGCCGAGGTGAAAGAGCGGATTCTCGAAGCGCGGGCCGCGGCGCGCGAGCGGATGGGCTGGATCATGGATATTTATCTGCTGCGCAAGGGCGCCGATTTCGAAGAGTAG
- the ung gene encoding uracil-DNA glycosylase, translating into MDATIRLEESWKAVLGGEFRHGYMAELKRFLLEEKQQGRQIFPRGVEYFRALDLTPLDRVRVVILGQDPYHGDGQAHGLCFSVRPGVRTPPSLVNIYKELQEDLGIPPARHGFLESWARQGVLLLNSVLTVERGRAASHQGKGWERFTDAVIRAVNEQAQPVVFMLWGSYAQRKAAFVDRSRHLVLTAPHPSPLSAHAGFFGCRHFSKANAFLTSKGLDPIDWRLPEDPPLAVERQLAPNC; encoded by the coding sequence GGAATTCCGCCACGGTTACATGGCCGAGCTCAAGCGGTTCCTGCTGGAGGAAAAGCAGCAGGGTCGGCAGATTTTTCCGAGGGGCGTCGAATATTTCCGTGCGCTCGATCTGACCCCGCTCGACAGGGTACGCGTCGTCATCCTCGGCCAGGACCCCTATCATGGCGACGGGCAGGCGCATGGGCTCTGCTTCAGCGTTCGTCCGGGCGTGCGCACGCCGCCCTCTCTCGTCAACATCTACAAGGAATTGCAGGAAGACCTCGGCATTCCGCCGGCGCGCCACGGCTTCCTCGAAAGTTGGGCGCGCCAGGGCGTGCTGCTTCTGAACAGCGTGCTGACCGTCGAACGCGGCCGCGCGGCTTCGCATCAGGGCAAGGGCTGGGAGCGCTTCACCGACGCCGTAATCCGGGCGGTCAACGAGCAGGCGCAGCCTGTCGTCTTCATGCTCTGGGGCTCTTACGCGCAACGCAAGGCCGCTTTTGTCGATCGTTCGCGTCATCTCGTGCTCACCGCACCGCATCCGTCACCCTTATCGGCCCATGCGGGGTTCTTCGGCTGCCGGCATTTCTCCAAGGCGAATGCGTTTTTGACGTCCAAGGGGCTGGATCCGATCGATTGGCGGTTGCCGGAAGATCCCCCCTTGGCCGTCGAGCGGCAGCTGGCGCCGAACTGCTGA